One window from the genome of Salvia splendens isolate huo1 chromosome 9, SspV2, whole genome shotgun sequence encodes:
- the LOC121749236 gene encoding uncharacterized protein LOC121749236 has product MDIVLIAEEYKFVLTTPQPPVPVANAAAAVRDAHRRWHKANEMTKCYMLASMSTVLKHHPKRFVRFCIISVAVAMSTVLKHQHAAMATTTEIMQNLTNRFGTQNRTAKSQAFRSIMSKTMK; this is encoded by the coding sequence atggaCATCGTTCTCATAGCCGAAGAGTACAAGTTTGTGCTCACTACTCCTCAACCACCAGTACCGGTGGCTAATGCTGCAGCAGCGGTACGTGATGCGcatagacggtggcataaggctaATGAGATGACTAAGTGTTATATGTTGGCCTCCATGTCAACAGTGCTTAAGCATCATCCAAAACGATTTGTGAggttctgcataatctcggtggCCGTTGCCATGTCAACAGTGCTTAAGCATCAGCATGCGGCCATGGCAACGAccaccgagattatgcagaaccTCACAAATcgttttggtactcagaatcgaacggccaAGTCTCaggcctttcggagtatcatgtcgaagacaatgaaatAG